From the genome of Campylobacter concisus, one region includes:
- a CDS encoding retention module-containing protein gives MAKEAGVVKSVNGGIARALNDLTGEVRQLSVGDIVYQGEKIVTEGSNSKVTITQTDGKDITLIGKDTLTLDQDSNNNETVADISALQQAILKGTDLNALEETAAGGPQAGGNGGDGVSLSSTSFAEGGHISNIYANYGNLPDNGGSYISDYSAIRGGGLDTQDTPESQPQPQPTPPTMMEIPSSAYNIEMGRNNSEKLGINAETSLNYNTTHDRDMDPSLDRSNDYFRNLNSVQGEDKSSISATSDASQAQKISDSDISKAFKDAVDGLTIDKGEISVGDKLLQKHYIENYQDKFDYQDGWFISKDKSTIIGSDKAKKLAIVGKDTDTSSYDDSYTIVRVGDKAPSVFGSDKADNITVDGAKVKMISTGTGDDTINVKNGAEILTNINSGSGNDTINVDGEGTKVNGEEIVNHTGYKIRQGGIIAGDGGDIINITNKAKVKAGIYDGDGDDIINIKGGATVGTVGIEDVSARYKSIDKYKDGREITDEDRISMEAQFQQRSGVQLGHGKNTVTIEGEDTAVSRVTGYKYNHNEGFKNENWTNTVTVKDKATVSFDIDINSINKDTVNVENNATVRGTIFTGKGSDTINVTNNSKVGGVRAESDGDTINITDSTVGGKGSFYGSSTNKDKGNFNGDDSYNKGQFEGINGDGNDVFDTVNGKDTITIKNSTVNGTIWGGGYNDTINISDNSVINGIIEGEGGNDIITVNKSTISGQAIKNDEGKIIRYEAIKGGDGVDTISIQNESKVIGNIYGNAGKDNISLEGGAKVDGAIYGDTKTMNDVYEMDEQAKHGKHINIIDKGADADNITLSGAGTSAKHIFAGDGDDKIVVKDGAKVTGEVRGDEGDDKITVSDNQTYVSAINGRGGDDTILVEKGANVDGIVGRWGNDDITVTGKGTVVKEFIHGNEGDDTIRVLDGAVVKGDIENNTEGKIGSIEGNAGNDIIEIDGGVNKEGYVGGKIISGDGDDIVTIRNTNLDKVDNVYNKNVKVDTGTGNDTVNLYKVTVNDTNIWTKEGNDTINATDTIFKTTQGTGIGTGSGNDIININSGSSFESGTHISAGEGNDNININNGAHLNGGHVYGYEGNDTININSGATLTNSSVRGNEGNDTISIDNGASINNSGNIAVNGDVGNDTLVLKNGASAGFKNLNFENKVSITHTNGDVNITDMEGDKTVDLSQLSAITDKNVKSVDMTSIYGAKLNITAQDVLDVNKTTGDTLTVKGGSDDTVHKTDTSSWQNNNDGTYSTTVNGETVSIKIENNVTLDL, from the coding sequence ATGGCTAAAGAAGCCGGAGTAGTTAAAAGCGTAAACGGAGGAATAGCAAGAGCACTTAATGACTTAACAGGAGAGGTAAGACAATTAAGTGTAGGAGATATTGTATACCAAGGTGAAAAGATAGTTACAGAGGGTTCTAACTCTAAAGTAACAATAACTCAAACTGATGGTAAAGATATAACTTTAATAGGTAAAGATACTCTAACTCTAGATCAAGACTCTAACAATAACGAAACAGTAGCTGATATCTCAGCTTTACAACAAGCCATCTTAAAAGGAACAGATCTTAATGCTCTAGAAGAAACTGCTGCAGGTGGTCCACAAGCAGGTGGTAATGGTGGAGATGGCGTAAGCTTATCTTCTACTAGCTTTGCAGAAGGAGGCCACATTAGTAACATATACGCCAATTATGGTAATTTACCGGATAATGGAGGTAGTTATATAAGTGATTATTCTGCAATAAGGGGAGGTGGATTGGATACGCAGGATACACCAGAGTCTCAACCACAACCACAGCCAACTCCTCCAACAATGATGGAAATTCCTTCATCTGCATATAATATAGAGATGGGTAGGAATAATAGTGAAAAATTGGGAATAAATGCTGAAACAAGTTTGAACTACAATACTACACATGATAGAGATATGGATCCGTCCTTGGATAGATCCAATGATTATTTTAGGAACCTAAATTCGGTTCAGGGCGAAGATAAAAGTTCTATATCGGCTACTAGTGATGCGTCTCAGGCCCAGAAGATATCTGATTCAGATATATCAAAAGCATTTAAAGACGCCGTAGACGGATTAACTATAGATAAAGGCGAAATAAGCGTAGGGGATAAACTTCTACAAAAACACTATATAGAAAATTATCAAGATAAATTCGATTACCAAGACGGTTGGTTTATAAGCAAAGATAAATCTACTATTATAGGATCGGATAAAGCTAAAAAGCTAGCGATAGTCGGTAAAGATACAGATACTTCAAGTTATGACGATTCGTATACTATAGTAAGAGTAGGAGACAAAGCACCTTCAGTTTTTGGATCCGATAAGGCTGATAATATAACCGTAGACGGTGCTAAGGTTAAGATGATCTCTACGGGAACCGGAGACGATACGATCAACGTTAAAAATGGAGCGGAAATTTTAACTAATATCAATAGCGGTAGCGGCAACGACACGATAAACGTAGATGGAGAAGGCACGAAAGTAAATGGCGAAGAAATAGTAAACCATACTGGCTATAAGATAAGACAAGGCGGTATAATAGCCGGCGATGGCGGTGATATTATTAACATCACAAATAAAGCCAAAGTTAAAGCTGGAATTTACGACGGCGACGGCGATGATATTATTAACATAAAAGGCGGAGCTACTGTCGGTACTGTAGGAATTGAAGATGTATCTGCCAGATATAAGAGCATAGATAAATATAAAGACGGTCGCGAAATTACCGATGAAGATAGAATCTCTATGGAAGCTCAATTTCAACAAAGATCTGGCGTTCAACTAGGTCATGGTAAAAATACGGTAACCATAGAGGGCGAAGATACTGCTGTAAGTAGGGTAACGGGCTATAAATATAATCATAATGAAGGATTTAAAAACGAAAATTGGACTAATACTGTAACTGTAAAAGACAAAGCTACAGTATCCTTTGATATAGATATAAATAGTATAAACAAAGATACGGTAAATGTAGAAAATAATGCTACCGTAAGAGGAACTATCTTTACTGGTAAAGGCAGCGATACTATAAACGTAACTAATAATTCTAAGGTCGGCGGTGTAAGGGCTGAATCCGATGGCGACACAATAAATATAACTGATTCAACGGTCGGCGGAAAAGGTAGTTTCTATGGAAGTTCAACCAATAAAGACAAGGGTAATTTTAATGGAGACGACTCATATAATAAAGGTCAATTCGAGGGTATTAATGGAGATGGAAACGATGTCTTTGATACGGTTAATGGCAAAGATACTATAACAATCAAAAATTCAACCGTTAACGGTACAATTTGGGGTGGAGGTTATAATGACACCATAAACATATCAGACAATAGCGTTATTAACGGAATTATCGAAGGTGAAGGCGGTAACGATATCATAACCGTAAATAAGTCTACAATAAGTGGACAAGCTATTAAGAATGATGAAGGAAAGATAATTAGATACGAAGCTATCAAAGGCGGCGATGGCGTAGATACAATCTCTATACAAAATGAATCCAAGGTAATAGGTAATATATATGGTAATGCCGGAAAAGATAATATATCCTTAGAAGGCGGTGCTAAAGTAGATGGAGCAATATATGGCGACACAAAGACAATGAATGATGTATATGAAATGGATGAACAAGCAAAGCACGGCAAGCATATAAATATAATCGACAAAGGTGCCGATGCTGATAATATAACTTTAAGCGGTGCGGGAACCAGTGCGAAGCATATATTTGCCGGAGACGGCGATGATAAGATCGTGGTAAAAGATGGCGCAAAAGTAACAGGAGAAGTAAGGGGCGACGAAGGCGATGATAAAATAACCGTATCTGACAACCAAACATACGTTAGCGCCATAAACGGTAGAGGTGGCGACGATACTATCCTAGTAGAAAAGGGCGCAAACGTAGACGGTATAGTCGGAAGATGGGGTAATGATGATATAACCGTAACAGGGAAAGGCACCGTCGTAAAAGAATTCATTCATGGCAATGAGGGCGATGATACGATTAGGGTTTTGGACGGTGCTGTCGTCAAGGGCGATATTGAAAATAATACTGAAGGTAAGATCGGCAGCATTGAAGGCAATGCTGGTAACGATATTATAGAAATTGATGGAGGAGTTAACAAAGAAGGTTATGTTGGCGGTAAAATTATTAGTGGAGACGGCGATGATATCGTTACGATAAGGAATACAAATCTAGACAAAGTCGACAATGTCTACAATAAAAACGTCAAGGTTGATACTGGAACTGGCAATGATACCGTAAATTTATATAAAGTTACTGTAAACGATACTAATATCTGGACAAAAGAGGGCAACGATACTATAAATGCTACTGATACTATATTTAAAACAACGCAAGGAACTGGAATAGGAACTGGAAGCGGTAATGATATTATAAATATAAATTCAGGGTCTAGTTTCGAAAGCGGTACGCATATAAGTGCAGGCGAAGGTAATGATAATATCAATATAAATAACGGTGCTCATCTAAACGGAGGCCACGTTTATGGCTACGAAGGAAACGATACTATAAATATAAATTCTGGAGCTACTTTGACGAACTCTTCTGTACGTGGAAATGAAGGTAATGACACTATAAGTATAGATAACGGAGCCAGTATAAATAATTCCGGTAATATAGCCGTAAACGGGGATGTGGGTAATGATACTTTAGTTTTGAAAAACGGAGCTTCTGCTGGATTTAAGAACTTAAATTTTGAAAACAAAGTATCTATAACTCATACAAACGGGGATGTAAATATAACCGATATGGAAGGCGATAAAACCGTGGACCTATCCCAGCTATCTGCTATAACGGATAAAAACGTAAAATCGGTAGATATGACGAGTATATACGGCGCAAAACTAAACATCACCGCACAAGACGTGCTAGACGTCAATAAAACTACCGGTGATACTCTTACCGTAAAAGGCGGTAGCGACGATACCGTTCATAAGACAGATACATCCTCATGGCAAAATAATAATGACGGAACGTATTCTACGACCGTAAATGGCGAAACGGTAAGTATTAAAATAGAAAATAACGTTACACTGGATTTATAA
- a CDS encoding type VI secretion system Vgr family protein — translation MNRANRIYTDQSILEVVKDILAFNKQRLTKELDFSNIKNNYNKREFIAQYNESDLAFITRLCHDSGIYFYEDNEKIYFHDTFILAYSNQNENFTSSDTSSGKEARKVSFNVNLNNNLATEHINKITKSETLKANSFTHSFQNTAYPNVLESKNEKIFDEQVNIYDKHINLDEYSFSDTSLLEVSTYLKKLRSDMLLKEFTASSNVFALNLNDNISVAIDASKGEYEFKIIALKHTYIDESVLENTLNLGDNVPFKDKKFISSYTNKISIIPSSVKFVPSYKQKPKAPDITLGLVVGQDGLNSQNNTIHTDSYGRVKVRLNAFSTQEIIDKDDAINASYHKSAYLRVITPIASNSSGFFAIPRIGDEVIISFLQNDIDNPVVSGSLYNASNTPLVNVDSNYHQTSLSSKTIGANETGINEITLSNLKNKEQIYVKAEKDYDELVNNDFSQTILNDKSSQVHGSYTERVKKAHIQTIDLAKNVNVGGEYLTTVGLSKDTVVGVSNTLNVAVDNNTRVGQDSHEFVGHDKFVEVKSNLNTTIHNDEMREVKGTKEQNIDGGYKLNSQKGINEFSNEHIVLQANSYIDINAKSNFTTKTAAQHTEIADSKFSNIETNYEVNAKDKIIHQVGSTKVTIEGSSVVIEVAGVKAIFDSRGLRVIGGDIKAL, via the coding sequence ATAAATAGAGCAAATAGAATTTATACAGACCAGAGCATTTTAGAAGTAGTAAAGGATATTTTAGCTTTTAATAAACAAAGACTAACCAAAGAGCTAGACTTCTCAAATATCAAAAATAACTACAACAAAAGAGAATTTATAGCCCAGTACAATGAGAGCGACCTAGCCTTTATAACAAGGCTTTGCCATGATAGCGGTATATATTTTTATGAAGATAATGAAAAAATTTATTTTCATGATACATTTATACTAGCTTATAGCAATCAAAATGAAAATTTTACTTCAAGCGATACAAGCAGTGGCAAGGAAGCTAGAAAAGTAAGCTTTAATGTAAATTTGAATAATAATCTAGCAACCGAACACATAAATAAAATAACAAAGAGCGAAACGCTAAAAGCAAATAGCTTTACGCACTCTTTTCAAAATACAGCTTATCCAAATGTGCTAGAGAGTAAAAATGAAAAGATATTTGACGAACAGGTAAATATCTATGATAAGCATATAAATTTAGATGAGTATTCATTTAGTGACACTAGTTTGCTTGAAGTTAGCACCTATCTTAAAAAACTAAGAAGCGATATGCTTTTAAAAGAATTTACCGCTAGTTCAAATGTATTTGCACTAAATTTAAATGACAATATCTCGGTAGCCATTGACGCTAGCAAGGGCGAATATGAGTTTAAAATAATAGCTTTAAAGCATACTTATATTGATGAGAGTGTTTTAGAAAATACCTTAAATTTAGGCGATAATGTCCCGTTTAAAGATAAAAAATTTATAAGCTCATACACAAATAAGATAAGCATCATTCCAAGTAGTGTGAAATTTGTCCCAAGCTACAAGCAAAAGCCAAAAGCACCAGACATCACGCTAGGTCTTGTCGTTGGTCAAGATGGACTAAACAGCCAAAATAATACGATCCATACTGATAGCTATGGTAGAGTAAAGGTGAGGTTAAATGCTTTTAGTACGCAAGAGATAATCGATAAAGACGATGCCATCAACGCAAGCTATCACAAGAGTGCTTATCTAAGAGTGATAACGCCTATTGCTAGCAATAGCTCAGGATTTTTTGCCATACCAAGGATCGGCGATGAGGTTATCATCTCTTTTTTACAAAATGACATAGATAACCCAGTAGTAAGCGGTAGCCTATATAATGCCTCAAATACGCCACTTGTAAATGTAGATAGCAACTATCATCAAACATCTCTTAGCTCAAAGACAATCGGCGCAAATGAGACTGGCATAAACGAGATCACTTTATCAAATTTAAAAAATAAAGAGCAAATTTATGTAAAAGCAGAAAAGGATTATGACGAGCTTGTAAATAACGACTTTTCTCAAACAATACTAAATGACAAAAGCTCACAAGTACATGGAAGTTATACTGAACGAGTAAAAAAAGCCCACATCCAGACGATAGATCTTGCTAAAAACGTAAATGTCGGAGGCGAGTATCTAACAACAGTTGGACTTTCAAAAGATACAGTAGTGGGTGTCTCAAATACGCTAAACGTAGCTGTTGATAACAATACAAGAGTAGGTCAAGATAGTCATGAATTTGTGGGACATGATAAATTTGTAGAAGTAAAATCAAATCTTAATACGACCATACATAATGATGAGATGAGAGAGGTAAAAGGCACAAAAGAGCAAAATATAGATGGTGGCTATAAGCTAAATTCACAAAAAGGTATAAATGAATTTAGTAACGAGCATATTGTGCTTCAGGCAAATAGCTACATTGATATAAATGCTAAGTCAAATTTCACAACAAAAACAGCTGCCCAGCACACAGAGATTGCTGATTCAAAATTTAGCAATATAGAAACAAACTACGAAGTAAATGCCAAAGATAAGATAATCCATCAAGTAGGTAGTACAAAAGTAACGATAGAGGGATCAAGTGTCGTGATAGAAGTAGCTGGCGTAAAGGCGATATTTGATAGTAGAGGGCTAAGAGTTATCGGTGGAGATATAAAGGCTTTATAA
- a CDS encoding retention module-containing protein, whose amino-acid sequence MAKEAGVVKSVNGGIARALNDLTGEVRQLSVGDIVYQGEKIVTEGSNSKVTITQTDGKDITLIGKDTLTLDQDSNNNETVADISALQQAILKGTDLNALEETAAGGPQAGGNGGDGVSLSSTSFAEGGHISNINANVGSIDALSLAAGGDNSFGVSGGNDLGIKNTNVTTEGPTLFGGIELSSSFYSDDISNGYFSNLGTAMHNAWLDSAEGVAQINDMKEQMKSALENVKQPYPNDTQNAFTAEQIDNLVNEYANLKSAKEPVDSSNSANLTNTNNLSRLFDTLGTQVRIGQKTIEIDGHQFQKATASIPEESIEKIGDSGWGLIKNAAGEPVAVMPIGKIKTGLKLGVGNGEIGNETLTTSTNENVHVISHGGVQKIFTNYTDADNYMKSIGTHYIDNPAYDPMNPMSAPSIIPVDSNGNQISSYQAYSSTTYTTNLTTLKLPASTLANLRVFGSDGDDTLMLDGVTVKAVYGGSGADNITVNNSTITEYISGDAGNDNITVNNSTINGKTITNSDGLSSHEAITGNSGQDTISVTNSNITGNIDGGADNDKIDVVGTGIKDGYGKVVGDINGGDGNDYINVMTDIDGNINAGRSSDSGVPGILDNHSRYHDRIMVGAVPTPGTSVAVKGNLTADGNVLIGTSDARINGNVVANSASNQSAEISLSQNTVIDGDVIGGHGRDFIDIRGYHDGTKNAIVHGNVDTREGDDRIDVYNGSVGGQIEGGKGDDMFNLYKGSRINGINDIEGNSQLQVSETTVDSNLNFNGDTKIEVVAGGNISTNLNLSHNNRISAMGDDAKITGDINFSGNGKQFVSAIDGGEIVTVNLGNGQNEVMVGSGRSGTYQDSKIDNVNGGGGTDTIKAFSGGTINNLNIKDGNGDDTISRFSTESYDDMGQHTKGEGVINHIQKDSGDNEIHGRVINKMTNEGEERHIIVDSSKNSNIDLSSIMEHGLSQNHAGVMNHVYDSIDISNVANARLKVNIADVLNVPEKNHGIDEIETVLKLKYGSDDRVTLENGGSKNGWHEITNDGDASNKTYKAELDHDGNTYSVIIKVDNDSITPDI is encoded by the coding sequence ATGGCTAAAGAAGCCGGAGTAGTTAAAAGCGTAAACGGAGGAATAGCAAGAGCACTTAATGACTTAACAGGAGAGGTAAGACAATTAAGTGTAGGAGATATTGTATACCAAGGTGAAAAGATAGTTACAGAGGGTTCTAACTCTAAAGTAACAATAACTCAAACTGATGGTAAAGATATAACTTTAATAGGTAAAGATACTCTAACTCTAGATCAAGACTCTAACAATAACGAAACAGTAGCTGATATCTCAGCTTTACAACAAGCCATCTTAAAAGGAACAGATCTTAATGCTCTAGAAGAAACTGCTGCAGGTGGTCCACAAGCAGGTGGTAATGGTGGAGATGGCGTAAGCTTATCTTCTACTAGCTTTGCAGAAGGAGGCCACATTAGTAACATAAATGCTAATGTAGGAAGCATAGATGCTTTATCTCTAGCAGCAGGTGGAGATAATAGCTTTGGTGTAAGTGGTGGAAATGATTTAGGTATAAAAAATACTAATGTGACAACTGAAGGACCAACATTGTTTGGTGGCATAGAGCTCTCCTCGTCTTTCTATAGCGACGATATTTCTAACGGCTACTTTTCAAATTTAGGAACGGCCATGCACAATGCATGGCTAGATAGCGCGGAAGGCGTAGCGCAGATAAACGATATGAAAGAGCAAATGAAATCGGCTCTCGAAAACGTTAAACAACCTTATCCGAACGACACGCAAAATGCTTTTACGGCAGAGCAAATAGATAATTTAGTTAACGAGTATGCAAATTTAAAATCCGCTAAAGAACCCGTAGATAGTTCGAATAGCGCAAATTTAACGAATACGAACAATTTGTCGAGACTATTTGATACCCTTGGAACTCAAGTTAGGATAGGACAAAAAACGATAGAGATAGACGGGCATCAATTCCAAAAAGCTACCGCATCGATTCCTGAAGAAAGTATAGAAAAAATAGGCGATAGCGGTTGGGGACTAATCAAAAATGCCGCCGGAGAACCGGTAGCCGTAATGCCGATCGGTAAAATAAAAACAGGATTAAAACTCGGTGTCGGAAACGGCGAAATAGGTAACGAAACGCTAACTACGAGTACCAATGAAAACGTGCACGTCATATCCCACGGTGGCGTTCAAAAAATTTTTACTAACTATACCGATGCAGATAACTATATGAAAAGTATCGGCACGCATTATATTGACAATCCGGCTTACGACCCTATGAACCCAATGTCTGCGCCGTCTATAATTCCGGTAGATTCTAACGGTAACCAAATTTCATCTTACCAGGCTTATAGTTCTACGACTTATACTACAAATTTAACTACTCTAAAATTGCCGGCTAGTACGTTGGCGAATTTGAGGGTATTCGGTAGCGACGGAGACGATACGCTTATGCTAGACGGCGTAACCGTAAAAGCCGTTTACGGAGGTTCTGGAGCCGATAACATTACCGTTAATAATTCTACTATTACGGAATATATTTCAGGCGATGCCGGAAACGACAATATAACCGTTAATAATTCTACTATCAACGGCAAAACTATTACTAATAGCGACGGTTTATCAAGTCATGAAGCTATTACCGGAAATAGCGGACAAGATACAATAAGCGTAACGAATTCTAATATTACCGGTAATATAGACGGCGGGGCGGATAACGATAAGATAGATGTTGTTGGTACCGGCATCAAAGACGGTTACGGAAAAGTCGTAGGCGATATCAACGGCGGAGACGGAAATGATTATATAAACGTAATGACCGACATAGACGGTAACATAAATGCGGGCAGATCGTCCGATAGCGGAGTACCCGGTATCTTAGACAATCACTCTAGGTACCACGATAGAATTATGGTCGGAGCGGTACCTACGCCGGGAACTAGTGTTGCCGTAAAAGGAAACCTTACCGCTGACGGTAACGTCCTGATCGGTACGAGCGACGCTCGCATAAACGGAAACGTTGTAGCAAATAGCGCCTCAAACCAAAGCGCAGAAATAAGTTTGAGCCAAAATACGGTAATAGACGGAGACGTTATAGGGGGTCACGGAAGAGATTTTATAGATATAAGAGGATATCATGACGGAACTAAAAACGCTATAGTTCACGGTAATGTCGATACTAGAGAAGGTGACGATAGAATAGACGTATATAACGGTAGCGTAGGAGGTCAAATCGAAGGTGGAAAAGGCGACGATATGTTCAACCTATATAAAGGATCTCGCATAAACGGTATAAACGATATAGAAGGAAATAGTCAGCTTCAAGTAAGCGAGACTACGGTAGATAGTAATCTTAATTTTAACGGTGATACCAAAATAGAAGTAGTTGCGGGCGGTAATATTTCGACCAACTTAAATTTAAGCCATAATAATAGAATTTCGGCAATGGGCGATGATGCCAAAATAACCGGTGATATAAACTTTAGTGGTAACGGTAAACAATTTGTTAGTGCAATCGACGGAGGCGAGATCGTTACTGTAAATTTAGGAAATGGACAAAACGAGGTCATGGTTGGAAGTGGGCGTAGCGGAACGTATCAGGACTCTAAGATAGATAACGTAAACGGTGGAGGTGGAACCGATACCATAAAAGCGTTTAGTGGAGGTACTATAAATAACCTAAATATAAAAGACGGTAACGGTGACGATACTATATCTAGATTCAGTACGGAAAGTTACGACGATATGGGCCAACACACTAAAGGAGAGGGTGTTATAAATCATATCCAAAAAGATAGCGGAGATAACGAAATACACGGTAGAGTGATAAATAAAATGACCAATGAAGGGGAAGAAAGGCATATTATTGTAGATAGTTCGAAAAATAGTAACATAGATCTATCTAGCATAATGGAACACGGTTTAAGTCAAAATCATGCAGGCGTTATGAACCACGTATACGACTCAATAGACATATCAAATGTGGCAAATGCTAGACTTAAAGTTAATATCGCAGATGTGCTAAATGTACCTGAAAAAAATCATGGCATCGACGAAATAGAAACTGTTTTAAAGCTTAAGTATGGCTCAGACGATAGAGTAACTCTTGAAAATGGTGGTAGTAAAAACGGTTGGCATGAGATTACAAATGACGGTGATGCTAGCAATAAAACGTATAAAGCAGAGCTAGATCACGACGGTAACACATATTCGGTTATAATTAAAGTCGACAATGATTCTATTACTCCGGATATTTAG